CAGCCGACGCCCGGTATTCCCGCCCAGCGTACGCAGCAGCCCCCGCAGGGGGAGTCTTCCGGATCCCTGGACGAGGTGAATCCCACGGTAGACCCGGCTGATCCGGCGGTCCCCTCGAGCGACCCCGCGCGTTCTTTCCCGATCCCGGCGAATTCCACGCCCCCGGCGGATCCGGCGCTCGCGCCGCAGCCGCGCAACCCGATGATCCCGGCTCAGCCGGGCGACCCGTTCGCCGCCACGGCCGCGCGCGCCGAGCCGGTCGCCGCGGTGCTGCACTCGGCCGCGATCCCGGCGGCGGCGCCGACCGTGGAGAAGCTGCCCGAGCTCACCGAGGCCGAAGCGGACGCCGCCGAGGCCGCCGACGAGCCGGGCCGCCCGGGCCGGCGCCGCCGCCGCGGGTCCTCGATGCGCCGTCAGACCTCCACGGCTATAGCCGTGCTGGGCTGGCTCGGCGTCAGTTTCCTGGTGCTGCACCGGTATCTGCCCGACGTGGGCGGCCTCGGCTCGCTGCTCGAGACCTGGCTGCCCTGGCTCGCCCTGCCGATCCTGGTGCTGCTGGCCGCCGCGGGGATCGTGCACACCCGGCGCGCCCTGATCGCCACGCTGGCCGCGGCGCTGGTGTGGACGGCGCTCTACGGCCCCTCGCTCCTGCCGCGGGGCAGCAGCGCGCCGGCGAAGCTGCACATCTTCAGCGAGGACGTCAACGGCATCACCGCCGAGGCCAAGGCCTCCAGCACGGCGGCGCTGGCCGAGAACGCCGACGTCGTCGCGCTGGAGGACCTGTACGCGGGCGTGGCCCAGTCCTCGGCCGTGAGCGCGCTCAACGCCGGCTACAAGTACCACGTCACCGAGTACGGCTTCGGGCTCTGGAGCCGCTACCCGATCTCCGCCGTGAGCCCGGTCAGCGTCGGTACCACGGACGGGGACTCCTCGGTCTCGCTCGGGGTGCAGTCCGCGAAGATGGCGGCCGCGGCCACCGGCACGCCGCTGATCGGCGCGCTCAAGGCCACGCTCACGGTGCCGGACGGAAAGCCGCTCACGGTCTTCCTGGTGCACCTGCCGCAGCCGGTGCTCGGCAACTCGGGCTTCGCCAAGGCCCGCGACGCGGCGTTCACCGGGTTCGTGACCATGCTCAAGGCGGACACCTCGCCGCGGCTCGCCGTGATCGGCGTCCTGAACGTGGCCGCGACCGACCGGCAGTTCTCGCAGCTCACCAAGGGCCTCGGCCTGCGCAGCGCGCAGCAGGCGGCGGGCAGCGGCTTCGGCTTCACCTGGCCCGCCGAGTTCCCCATCGTCCGCCTCGACGACGTGCTCACCCGGGGCCTGCAGCCGCTGCGCTCGAGCGTGCTGCCGTCGATCGCCGGCGGGCAGGCGCACCTGCCGATCGAAGTCGACCTGAACTACTGAGCGAGCAGCCGCCGGGCCGACGCCGCTGGGGCGGCCGGCCGGCGGCTAGGCCGAACGGGTTACGGCAGGGCCAGCATCTGCTCCAGCGCCGCCTGGGCCTGCTCGGCGGTGCGCTGCTCGACCGTGATCCGGTTGACCGGCTTGCCCGCCACCAGCGACTCGAGCGTCCAGACCAGGTGCGGCAGGTCGATCCGGTTCATCGTGGAGCAGTAGCAGACCGACTTGTCCAGGAAGACGATCTGCTTGTCCGGGTGCGCGTTCGCGAGGCGGCGCACCAGGTTCAGCTCGGTGCCCAGGGCCCACGCCGTGCCCGGCTCGGCCGCCTCCAGCGCCTTGATGATGTACTCGGTGGACCCGACGTAGTCGGCCTTCTCCACGACCTCGTAGCGGCATTCCGGGTGCACCAGCACGTTCACGCCGGGGATGCGCTCACGCACGTCGTCCACGCATTCGGGGGTGAACCGGCCGTGCACCGAGCAGTGCCCGCGCCACAGGATCATCTTCGCGTCGCGCAGCTGCTCGGCGGTCAGCCCGCCCATCGGCTTGTACGGGTTGTAGAGCACGCAGTCGTCCAGGCTCAGGCCGAGCCGGCGTACCGCGGTGTTGCGGCCGAGGTGCTGGTCGGGCAGGAAGAGCACCTGCTCACCCTGCTCGAACGCCCAGGTCAACGCGCGCTCGGCGTTGGACGAGGTGCAGATGGTGCCGCCGTGCCGGCCGGTGAAGGCCTTGATGTCGGCGGAGGAGTTCATGTAGGAGACCGGGACGACCCGGCTCGCGATGCCGAGGTCCTCGAGCAGCTCCCAGCACTGCTCGACCTGCTCGGCCGTGGCCATGTCGGCCATCGAGCAGCCGGCCGCGAGGTCCGGCAGCAGCACCTGCTGGCTCTCGGAGGTGAGGATGTCCGCGGACTCGGCCATGAAGTGCACGCCGCAGAAGACGATGTACTCGGCGTCCGGGCGGTTGGCCGCGTCCCGGGCCAGCTTGAACGAGTCGCCGGTCACATCCGCGAACTGCACCACCTCGTCGCGCTGGTAGTGGTGGCCCAGGATGAACACCTTCTCGCCCAGCGCCTGCTTGGCCGCCCACGCGCGCGCCACCAGGTCGGGGTCGCTGGGCGCGGGCAGGTCGCCCGGGCACTCCACGCCGCGCTCGCTGCGCGGGTCGGCGGCCTGCCCGAGCAGGAGCAGCGAGAGCGGCGTGCCGGCGGGCTCGGCGAAGACGGCTGCCCGCTCGCTGGTCTGGCTGGTCGTGGTCACGTCCCACAGCTCCTCGGTCGGGCCCGGCACTGGCCGCGCTCCTTTTCGTCTTACTGACGCTAAGCCATCTTATCGCACCGGTATTCCCGGTGATCACCGCGAGATCCCCACGAGTTCCACACGATCTTCACTCGGATCGAGACGTCGGTCATACCACCCGGCCGTCCCGGTATGCGACGATAGAAGCGAATGGACGGCTGGCACCGACTCCTCGGGAATACCAAGCCGTCGTGCAGGCGTTGAGCGGTGAAGGCAACGACCCGACGGACCGTTACTGAGACAAGGGGTTAGCACGATGTCGGTAGAGGTTGAGATCAGCAGCACCAAGGTGGACGGCATCATCCTGACCGATGAGGCCTCGGCCAAGGTCAAGAGCCTGCTGGAGCAGGAGGGTCGGGACGACCTTTCGCTGCGTGTCCAGGTTCAGCCGGGCGGGTGCTCCGGTCTGCGCTACCAGCTGTACTTCGACGACCGTTCCCTCGACGGCGACGTGGTCTCGGAGTTCGGCGGCGTCAAGGTCGTCACCGACCGGATGAGCGCCCCGTACCTCGTCGGCGCGACCGTGGACTTCGTGGACACGATCGAGAAGCAGGGCTTCACGATCGACAACCCGAACGCCACCGGTTCCTGCGCCTGCGGCGAGAGCTTCAACTAATCCGGCTAGTTCGTAGCCGGCGGCGCTTCGGCCGCCCGGACGGGCTCGGGCTCGCGTGATGACCGCGCGGGCTCGGGCCCGTCTGCGTGCGTGCCGTGCGCGCGCTGAGCCTTGCGGCTGGCCAGGTACAGCGAGCTGAGCAGGATCACGCCGCCGACGAAGTAGCACAGGTCCCGGTAGAAGACCTCCCCGACCAGCGCCGCGCACAGGGCGATGCCGACGCACTGCGAGCCGGTGACCAGCAGGTTGTCCGCGCCGCTGACCCGGCCCATGAGCTCGTTCGGCGTGCCGAGCTGGATGGCGGTGATCGAGCCGACGATGGCCACCGGCAGGCCGAAGCCGAACAGCGCCGCCGCGCCCACCACCACCGGGGTCGCCGGCGCGGCCAGGGCCAGGCACGCCGCGCCCGCCAGGGCCAGCCCCGAGGCGGTGGCCAGCCCGGCGCCGATCCGCCGAATGAGTGAACCTGCGCTCAGCCCACCCGCCACACCGGTGACACCCATCACGGTGACCAACACGCCCATCCACGTGGGCGCGTGGTGCAGGCCCACAGTCGTGACCGGGATGACGAGCGTCTCCAGAAAGCCCATCCCGAACAGCGCGATCGCGCAGGCGATGCTCAGCTGCCGCAGTGACACGGTGCCGAACAGGTAGCGGAACCCGGCCGAGCTCTCCGCCCAACGGCTCGGCCGTTCTCCGTCCTCGGCGGGCTGCGGCCGCGGGTCCTCGATCCGCATCAGCGACCAGCACAGCAGGCTGAAGGCGAAGGTGGCCGCGTCCATCACGGCCAGCGCGTGGCCGCCGAACGCCGCGAGCAGACCGAGGCCGATGGCCGGCGTGATCAGCCGCGAACCCTGCTGCAGCGCCTGCCCGAGCCCGCTCGCATCGGCGAACAGGTCTTTCGGCAGCAACTGCTCCTTGAGTCCGTTGAAGGCGGCGCTCGTGATGGTCGCGCTCAGGCCGTAGCAGAACATGACGGAGTAGATCAGCCACAGCTGCGCCGAGCTGCGCACGGTGACGAGGCTGAGAACCAGCAGCGCGGTGACGGCGTTGGTGACCATCAGCGTGCGCTTGTGGCGAAGCCGGTCGACGAGCACGCCGGTGACCGGGGAGAGCACCGTGCCGAGGTTCAGCATCAGGATTGTGACGCCCATCTCGGCGGTCGAGCCGGTCAGCTCCTTGACCCAGATCGCCGCGGCCAGCCAGAACGCCATGTCCCCGATGGTGTCCACGGTGCTGCCGAGCAGATAGATCCGGTAGTTCCGGATCCCCAACAGTGCGCGCATGTCCGCACTCCCTCCCCTTGGTGTGGTCCTCAGCCCACTGCGTCAGTTGTCCGCGTCGTCCGTGATGTCAGCGTTCGTGTCGTCGGGCCGGTCGGGCGGCACGGCCTCGGCCGGGTTGACGAAGAGGTTGAGCTCGAACGGGATCGAGCCCTCGGGCCGCAGCGACGGGTCCTGGATGCGGGCGTAGTAGCGCATGATGACCTCCGTCCAGGCCTGCTCGAGTTCGCGCATCTCCTCGGGTGTGCCGAAGAGCATGAACCGGAAGTCGCCGACCACATCGCGCACCTCGGCGGGCCATTTCGAGGCTTCGGCCCGGTACCGCGCCCGCCGCTCGAGCCAGCGCTGGAACATCAGGTCGCCCAGCGCCCGAGCGGCCGCGGCGACCCCGGGCGCGGGATCCTCCCGGTCGAACTCGAAACCGACGGTGCCCAGCCGCCACGGCCGCTCACGCCCCTCGCCGCCGCCGGCCTCCTCGACGTAGCCGTACTTCGCGAGCGTCCGCAGGTGATAGGCGACCGACGTGGGCGATCCGCCGAGGAGCTTCGAAGCCTGCGTCGCCGTCAAGTCGCCGTGCACGCCGAGAGCCTCGTAAAGCGCCAGCCGTACCGGATGCGCCAGCGCACGCAGCTCGCGCGGATCGGAAGCCTTGTGCAGCTTCACCGGTGCCGGAGCCCCGTCCTTGCCCGCGCTGTCCGCGCCCGGCTCGTCCTTGCCCTCGCTCATACCGGGAAGTTAGCAGGAAAGGGTTCTTTCGAAAAGAGTCTTTCGAAAGAGATCTTTCGAG
This genomic window from Actinospica robiniae DSM 44927 contains:
- a CDS encoding MFS transporter, coding for MRALLGIRNYRIYLLGSTVDTIGDMAFWLAAAIWVKELTGSTAEMGVTILMLNLGTVLSPVTGVLVDRLRHKRTLMVTNAVTALLVLSLVTVRSSAQLWLIYSVMFCYGLSATITSAAFNGLKEQLLPKDLFADASGLGQALQQGSRLITPAIGLGLLAAFGGHALAVMDAATFAFSLLCWSLMRIEDPRPQPAEDGERPSRWAESSAGFRYLFGTVSLRQLSIACAIALFGMGFLETLVIPVTTVGLHHAPTWMGVLVTVMGVTGVAGGLSAGSLIRRIGAGLATASGLALAGAACLALAAPATPVVVGAAALFGFGLPVAIVGSITAIQLGTPNELMGRVSGADNLLVTGSQCVGIALCAALVGEVFYRDLCYFVGGVILLSSLYLASRKAQRAHGTHADGPEPARSSREPEPVRAAEAPPATN
- a CDS encoding winged helix-turn-helix domain-containing protein, with the protein product MSEGKDEPGADSAGKDGAPAPVKLHKASDPRELRALAHPVRLALYEALGVHGDLTATQASKLLGGSPTSVAYHLRTLAKYGYVEEAGGGEGRERPWRLGTVGFEFDREDPAPGVAAAARALGDLMFQRWLERRARYRAEASKWPAEVRDVVGDFRFMLFGTPEEMRELEQAWTEVIMRYYARIQDPSLRPEGSIPFELNLFVNPAEAVPPDRPDDTNADITDDADN
- the nadA gene encoding quinolinate synthase NadA gives rise to the protein MTTTSQTSERAAVFAEPAGTPLSLLLLGQAADPRSERGVECPGDLPAPSDPDLVARAWAAKQALGEKVFILGHHYQRDEVVQFADVTGDSFKLARDAANRPDAEYIVFCGVHFMAESADILTSESQQVLLPDLAAGCSMADMATAEQVEQCWELLEDLGIASRVVPVSYMNSSADIKAFTGRHGGTICTSSNAERALTWAFEQGEQVLFLPDQHLGRNTAVRRLGLSLDDCVLYNPYKPMGGLTAEQLRDAKMILWRGHCSVHGRFTPECVDDVRERIPGVNVLVHPECRYEVVEKADYVGSTEYIIKALEAAEPGTAWALGTELNLVRRLANAHPDKQIVFLDKSVCYCSTMNRIDLPHLVWTLESLVAGKPVNRITVEQRTAEQAQAALEQMLALP
- a CDS encoding HesB/IscA family protein, which codes for MSVEVEISSTKVDGIILTDEASAKVKSLLEQEGRDDLSLRVQVQPGGCSGLRYQLYFDDRSLDGDVVSEFGGVKVVTDRMSAPYLVGATVDFVDTIEKQGFTIDNPNATGSCACGESFN
- a CDS encoding endonuclease/exonuclease/phosphatase family protein, with protein sequence MNPTVDPADPAVPSSDPARSFPIPANSTPPADPALAPQPRNPMIPAQPGDPFAATAARAEPVAAVLHSAAIPAAAPTVEKLPELTEAEADAAEAADEPGRPGRRRRRGSSMRRQTSTAIAVLGWLGVSFLVLHRYLPDVGGLGSLLETWLPWLALPILVLLAAAGIVHTRRALIATLAAALVWTALYGPSLLPRGSSAPAKLHIFSEDVNGITAEAKASSTAALAENADVVALEDLYAGVAQSSAVSALNAGYKYHVTEYGFGLWSRYPISAVSPVSVGTTDGDSSVSLGVQSAKMAAAATGTPLIGALKATLTVPDGKPLTVFLVHLPQPVLGNSGFAKARDAAFTGFVTMLKADTSPRLAVIGVLNVAATDRQFSQLTKGLGLRSAQQAAGSGFGFTWPAEFPIVRLDDVLTRGLQPLRSSVLPSIAGGQAHLPIEVDLNY